A DNA window from Rossellomorea marisflavi contains the following coding sequences:
- a CDS encoding DUF4129 domain-containing protein, with amino-acid sequence MNEGKARDQLEDILDDPEYQAYQQDPGFFSELWNKALEAIAKAIEAIFPAVEPTARASSIILIGIIACLIIALVVIVIVLVSRKVKRRKLNERKPLQSMNELEWSYKRHMKEAESLAASGNHSQATRHMFLALLLYFHEKEWLKAMVWKTNWDYYDELRKINKEWADRFYKLAIVFDQVAYGEREVDATEYASFRDEALELIKDKAHES; translated from the coding sequence TTGAATGAAGGGAAAGCACGTGATCAGTTGGAAGACATCCTGGATGATCCGGAATATCAGGCCTATCAGCAGGATCCGGGTTTCTTCAGTGAACTATGGAATAAAGCACTTGAGGCGATTGCCAAGGCAATCGAAGCCATATTTCCAGCTGTGGAGCCGACAGCAAGGGCATCCTCCATCATTTTGATCGGAATCATCGCCTGTCTCATCATTGCGCTTGTAGTCATCGTCATAGTGCTTGTAAGCAGGAAGGTGAAGAGAAGGAAGTTGAATGAGCGTAAGCCGCTCCAGTCCATGAATGAATTGGAATGGTCATACAAAAGGCATATGAAAGAAGCAGAATCACTTGCCGCCTCAGGCAATCATTCTCAGGCAACGCGTCATATGTTCCTCGCCCTCCTGCTCTATTTCCATGAAAAGGAATGGCTGAAGGCCATGGTATGGAAGACGAACTGGGATTATTATGATGAACTGAGAAAGATCAATAAGGAATGGGCTGATCGCTTTTATAAGCTGGCGATCGTCTTTGATCAAGTGGCATACGGGGAACGTGAAGTGGATGCCACAGAATACGCCTCATTCCGTGATGAGGCGCTCGAGCTCATTAAAGACAAGGCACATGAGAGCTAA
- a CDS encoding AAA family ATPase, protein MNQEISVLLNKYEERIIGQSTNLRLLLSAVLAGGHVLVEGVPGTGKTQMVKTLARLIGGGFNRIQFTPDLLPSDITGSTIYNMKESSFQTLKGPIFTNILLADEINRTPAKTQAALLEAMEEKQVTIQGKTYTLEEVFFVVATQNPLEFEGTYPLPEAQQDRFLFKLDVDFPSFAEEKQVLAQVIAGIRTESDAPVMDLATFLSIRNEIEGVTINDAVLDYIMQIVRRTRETESIRFGASTRAAISIARAARAWAYLQERDYVTPDDVKIVAKPALRHRIQLSPHVELEGLTVDQIIQELVGSVTVPR, encoded by the coding sequence GTGAATCAAGAAATAAGCGTACTATTGAATAAATATGAAGAGAGAATCATCGGTCAATCTACGAACCTGAGATTATTGCTTTCTGCTGTACTGGCAGGGGGACATGTCCTCGTGGAGGGTGTGCCGGGTACAGGGAAGACGCAGATGGTGAAGACGCTGGCAAGATTGATCGGCGGTGGATTCAACAGGATCCAATTCACCCCTGACCTTCTCCCGAGCGATATTACGGGGAGCACCATCTACAATATGAAAGAAAGCTCCTTCCAAACACTGAAGGGACCGATCTTCACCAACATCCTATTGGCGGATGAAATCAACCGGACACCTGCAAAGACTCAGGCGGCCCTGTTGGAAGCGATGGAAGAGAAACAGGTCACCATCCAGGGGAAGACGTATACCCTCGAAGAAGTATTCTTCGTCGTAGCAACACAGAATCCTTTGGAGTTCGAAGGGACGTACCCACTTCCGGAAGCCCAGCAGGATCGCTTCCTCTTCAAGCTTGATGTCGATTTCCCTTCGTTTGCAGAAGAGAAGCAGGTACTGGCACAGGTGATTGCGGGGATTCGAACAGAGTCGGATGCTCCGGTCATGGACCTTGCCACCTTCCTCTCCATCAGGAATGAAATTGAAGGGGTGACCATCAACGACGCCGTGTTGGATTACATCATGCAGATCGTCCGGCGTACCCGTGAGACGGAATCAATCCGCTTCGGAGCAAGTACACGTGCCGCCATTTCCATTGCGCGGGCTGCACGGGCATGGGCATACCTTCAGGAGAGGGACTACGTGACCCCGGATGACGTTAAGATCGTGGCGAAACCAGCTCTAAGGCATAGGATCCAGCTATCCCCGCATGTAGAATTGGAGGGATTGACCGTTGACCAAATCATCCAGGAACTTGTTGGGTCGGTTACTGTTCCAAGATAA
- a CDS encoding response regulator transcription factor, with the protein MIKVVFVDDHEMVRIGVSAYLSAQPDIEVVGEASDGSEGVRMALELRPDIILMDLVMKGKDGIEATKDIVSQWPEAKIIIVTSFLDDDKVYPALEAGAVSYMLKTSKANEIAEAVRKTYAGQSILEPEVTGKMMTRMRQKTVIHPHEELTNRELEILLLMTQGKTNQEIADELFIALKTVKTHVSNILSKLDVQDRTQAVIYAFKHDLAR; encoded by the coding sequence ATGATTAAGGTAGTATTTGTCGATGACCATGAAATGGTGAGGATCGGTGTATCCGCCTATCTGTCAGCGCAGCCTGATATCGAAGTCGTCGGGGAAGCATCCGACGGCAGTGAAGGGGTCCGGATGGCGTTGGAGCTGCGACCGGACATCATCTTGATGGATCTCGTCATGAAAGGGAAGGACGGTATCGAAGCAACAAAAGACATCGTCTCCCAGTGGCCGGAAGCGAAGATCATCATCGTCACGAGCTTCCTCGATGATGACAAAGTGTATCCGGCGCTTGAAGCGGGCGCAGTCAGCTACATGCTGAAAACATCCAAGGCGAATGAAATTGCCGAAGCCGTCAGGAAGACCTATGCCGGTCAATCGATCCTCGAGCCGGAAGTGACGGGGAAGATGATGACCAGGATGAGGCAGAAGACCGTCATTCATCCCCATGAGGAGCTGACGAACAGGGAGCTTGAGATCCTGCTCTTGATGACTCAGGGCAAGACGAATCAAGAGATTGCCGACGAGCTCTTCATCGCGTTGAAGACGGTCAAGACCCATGTCAGCAATATCCTTTCGAAGCTTGATGTACAGGACCGGACACAGGCAGTCATCTATGCATTCAAACACGATCTGGCCCGTTAG
- a CDS encoding DUF4350 domain-containing protein: MKRLSNLKGWIGFAVAIALFLTAGVLLSGDKPKDYKPFLSESPSPTGTKALYTYLGQEAPEVSRWELPSDGLPDGSDQLLIMIEPFSVPTQEEIRGYEDFMERGNTILLIKEDPDGLFGIETDYTDMFTNNVSLGQRLFRTGELSNVRIIPEDDKVILSDREGAIATKREFGTGQLIVSTNPQWFINNNILKQEHLPVFLSLLKEADADDKEVILFDEYYHYGTSGLRDVLVYPQWMLIFLLQLIILTILWLWLKGKRFGAIETVREETVRFSDERIRALGSWYIRRKLYKESLHIQADFVRQSLQDRWGIPTSKEWPDIQDSLKRRVKLLPDKKIMAITEGLPVVLQKTRLDQVEYVKWSQAIEELRKEVEDL; the protein is encoded by the coding sequence TTGAAACGATTGTCAAATCTTAAAGGATGGATCGGATTTGCCGTCGCCATCGCACTATTCCTGACGGCGGGCGTCCTCCTATCAGGAGATAAGCCCAAGGACTATAAGCCGTTCCTTTCCGAATCACCCTCCCCGACAGGAACAAAAGCGCTATATACGTACCTTGGGCAGGAAGCGCCGGAAGTGTCGCGGTGGGAGTTGCCTTCTGATGGTCTTCCGGATGGGTCGGATCAGCTGCTGATCATGATCGAACCTTTTTCTGTCCCCACCCAGGAGGAAATCCGGGGGTATGAGGATTTCATGGAAAGAGGAAATACCATCCTGCTCATAAAAGAGGACCCGGATGGATTATTCGGGATAGAAACGGACTATACCGACATGTTTACGAACAACGTCAGTCTGGGACAGAGACTCTTCAGAACAGGTGAGCTCTCGAATGTAAGGATCATACCGGAAGACGACAAAGTAATTCTGAGCGATCGGGAAGGAGCCATTGCGACGAAGCGTGAGTTCGGTACCGGCCAGCTCATCGTCTCAACAAATCCTCAGTGGTTCATCAACAACAATATTCTGAAGCAGGAACATCTCCCCGTCTTCTTGTCCCTCCTGAAAGAAGCGGATGCCGATGATAAAGAAGTCATCCTGTTTGATGAGTACTATCACTACGGCACTTCAGGATTACGGGATGTATTGGTGTATCCGCAGTGGATGCTCATCTTTTTGTTGCAGCTCATCATCTTGACCATCCTCTGGCTCTGGCTGAAAGGGAAGCGCTTTGGAGCCATCGAAACGGTCAGGGAAGAAACGGTCAGGTTCAGCGATGAACGGATACGGGCACTGGGCTCCTGGTACATAAGGAGGAAGCTTTATAAGGAATCCCTCCACATACAGGCGGACTTTGTAAGGCAATCCCTTCAAGACCGCTGGGGCATCCCGACATCAAAGGAATGGCCGGATATACAGGATTCCCTGAAGAGAAGGGTCAAGCTTCTCCCCGATAAGAAGATCATGGCGATCACAGAAGGGCTACCGGTCGTCCTGCAGAAAACACGGTTGGATCAAGTAGAATACGTAAAATGGTCACAAGCGATTGAAGAATTGAGGAAAGAGGTGGAGGATCTGTGA
- a CDS encoding DUF58 domain-containing protein, with amino-acid sequence MLGRLLFQDKGILPTGKLLMVLGIASILLVIAGGFGLPWPLVFMIDGLLIALSLCDLLLSPKKKEVGMSRQIENQVERGLEYKVDLHIHNASHHEMLIELKDGLPQVFEARFPLKGKIPASSSLSGGYSMVAPVRGDYNLSRIYLRYRSRLGLWAKQKTFETDDAVRVIPDLTETRKVLEDAQQYLMYEGQKIRKQKSGSGEFAKIRTYVTGDDPRMINWRQTAKLQEVMTNEYEPEHGKYITILIDCGRMMGAELKKGNRLEKSLEAAMTVAAAALKNGDYVSVIAFSREIKVYVPPAKGMAHMQTILEQIYSLQVDAAESNYALVFQHIQSVQRKRSLLLLFSDVHTFLNEDSLLFHFQRLRRQHLFLTIGVEDETVMERSKDEPVGVKAAMIKSMAQQQIMEKRKEKMKWEKQGLHMLEAREEKLASTAVSHYIDVLNRGLL; translated from the coding sequence TTGTTGGGTCGGTTACTGTTCCAAGATAAGGGGATCCTGCCGACAGGAAAACTCCTCATGGTACTCGGGATCGCTTCGATCCTCCTGGTCATAGCAGGGGGGTTCGGTCTGCCGTGGCCCCTTGTTTTCATGATCGATGGACTTTTGATCGCGCTCAGCCTGTGCGATCTTCTCCTATCACCCAAGAAAAAAGAGGTGGGGATGTCGAGACAGATTGAGAATCAGGTGGAACGTGGCCTCGAATATAAAGTGGACCTTCACATCCATAACGCTTCCCATCATGAGATGCTCATAGAACTGAAGGACGGGCTCCCGCAAGTATTTGAAGCCCGCTTCCCTCTGAAGGGCAAGATCCCGGCTTCGAGCAGTTTAAGCGGAGGCTATAGCATGGTCGCACCTGTCCGGGGGGATTACAATCTTAGTCGTATCTATCTTCGCTACAGGAGCCGATTGGGGCTATGGGCAAAGCAGAAAACATTTGAAACGGACGATGCTGTCAGGGTCATTCCGGATCTTACCGAGACGAGGAAGGTTCTTGAAGACGCCCAGCAGTACCTTATGTATGAAGGACAGAAGATCAGGAAACAAAAGAGCGGATCAGGAGAGTTTGCTAAGATCCGGACATATGTCACGGGTGATGACCCACGTATGATCAACTGGCGTCAGACCGCCAAGCTCCAAGAAGTCATGACCAACGAGTATGAGCCGGAACACGGGAAATATATCACCATCCTGATCGATTGCGGCCGGATGATGGGGGCAGAACTGAAAAAGGGAAATCGCCTTGAAAAATCACTTGAAGCAGCCATGACCGTTGCGGCGGCTGCATTGAAGAACGGTGACTATGTTTCCGTCATTGCCTTCAGCAGGGAAATCAAGGTGTATGTGCCACCGGCTAAAGGCATGGCCCATATGCAGACGATCCTTGAACAGATTTACTCGCTTCAAGTGGATGCAGCGGAATCAAATTATGCCCTTGTGTTCCAGCATATCCAGTCGGTGCAACGAAAACGCAGTCTCCTTCTTTTATTCAGTGATGTGCATACATTCTTGAATGAAGATAGTCTCCTCTTTCATTTCCAACGTTTGAGGAGGCAGCATCTATTCCTGACAATCGGAGTGGAAGATGAGACGGTTATGGAAAGAAGTAAGGATGAGCCAGTCGGTGTGAAAGCGGCCATGATCAAAAGCATGGCGCAGCAACAGATCATGGAGAAGAGGAAAGAAAAGATGAAATGGGAAAAACAAGGCCTCCATATGCTGGAGGCCCGTGAGGAGAAACTGGCTTCAACGGCCGTTTCCCATTATATCGATGTGTTAAACAGAGGACTCTTGTAA
- a CDS encoding flagellar basal body rod protein, producing the protein MMKKFGLIVAGGISAIVLLVNLGPIAVLLISGALMYVSIKQFLKTDSTFAKIVWALIGLAAFSSTVSNFPAIIGLVALYVLYVIYKNWNKEETVKEESADPFTNFEREWSKLNKN; encoded by the coding sequence ATGATGAAGAAATTCGGTTTGATTGTGGCAGGGGGGATCTCGGCCATCGTGCTCCTTGTGAATCTGGGTCCGATCGCGGTCCTTCTTATATCGGGTGCCCTCATGTACGTGAGCATCAAGCAATTCCTGAAAACAGACTCGACGTTCGCCAAGATCGTTTGGGCACTGATTGGTCTCGCAGCTTTCAGCTCGACCGTCTCGAACTTCCCGGCCATCATCGGCTTGGTTGCCCTGTACGTCCTCTATGTGATTTATAAGAACTGGAACAAGGAAGAAACGGTGAAAGAAGAATCCGCCGATCCGTTCACGAACTTTGAACGCGAATGGTCCAAATTGAATAAAAACTGA
- a CDS encoding TspO/MBR family protein: MRVILNILAFALVIVMNTLAVTLPLNNQSTGEISDRLDIMLTPAGYVFSIWSLIYLLLGIWVLRQIPKARRDLPLYTRTSGWFILNCLFNSLWIVMWHYNYFGISVLVMAGILLTLIALYKRVKSTDPSLLDQAPFSIYLGWISVAAIVNVTYYLTEIGFDGFGIPDTVWASLGLAAATILAFWFRTKENDFLYPLVIVWAFIGIGVKNMDEHSGYAYAAYALAVIIFLFDVFYRRKKVTA; the protein is encoded by the coding sequence ATGAGAGTCATTCTTAACATCCTTGCGTTTGCATTGGTCATCGTGATGAACACACTGGCAGTCACCCTGCCCCTGAACAATCAATCCACAGGCGAAATCAGTGACCGCCTGGATATCATGCTCACACCTGCTGGCTATGTCTTCTCCATCTGGAGCCTGATCTACTTACTGTTGGGCATCTGGGTCCTGAGACAGATCCCGAAGGCACGGAGGGATCTTCCCCTCTATACACGCACAAGCGGATGGTTCATCCTCAACTGTCTCTTCAACTCTTTATGGATCGTGATGTGGCACTATAACTATTTCGGCATCTCTGTCCTGGTCATGGCGGGAATCCTCCTTACCCTGATTGCCCTGTATAAACGGGTGAAATCGACGGATCCTTCCCTTCTGGATCAGGCACCATTCTCCATCTACCTTGGATGGATTTCAGTAGCCGCGATCGTGAATGTCACGTACTATCTGACCGAGATCGGTTTCGACGGCTTCGGCATCCCTGATACCGTATGGGCTTCCCTTGGATTGGCGGCAGCGACCATCCTCGCGTTCTGGTTCAGGACGAAGGAAAACGACTTCCTATATCCGCTTGTCATCGTCTGGGCATTCATCGGAATCGGAGTGAAGAATATGGATGAGCACTCCGGATATGCTTATGCAGCCTATGCACTCGCCGTCATCATCTTCCTCTTCGATGTCTTTTACAGAAGGAAAAAGGTAACAGCATAG
- a CDS encoding sensor histidine kinase — MSSVGKQVIRSILLSLGLFILVTAGYFYLFPLSDWSLLLEVEIMDIPGLGFILFVCLIIGVAFGVKTGLGQKRQFREIEEALLLAKQGKPVQIQDDGGELYHVLRKADDLRTQLSEQARTSQKLATQKAEESEKRVQEIVSEERNRLARELHDSVSQQLFAASMLMSAIAETPSESRSPGEQKQLDMVERTIQQSQLEMRALLLHLRPVALRGKTLQQGMEELLVELAQKMPLDIRWKVEEMDLDKGVEDHLFRILQESVSNTLRHAKAASLDVRLIIRESMIILRVVDDGQGFDVNESKVTSSYGLQNMKERALEIGGTVKIISVPGKGTSLEVKVPVVEKEGDSHD, encoded by the coding sequence ATGAGCAGCGTAGGAAAGCAGGTCATACGCAGTATTCTGTTGTCGCTGGGACTCTTCATCCTTGTCACGGCAGGCTATTTTTATCTTTTTCCCCTATCTGATTGGTCTCTGCTCCTGGAAGTGGAGATCATGGACATTCCCGGGTTGGGGTTCATCTTGTTCGTTTGCCTGATCATCGGCGTGGCTTTCGGTGTTAAAACGGGCTTGGGGCAGAAGCGGCAGTTCAGGGAAATCGAAGAGGCGCTCCTTCTCGCCAAACAGGGGAAACCTGTACAGATTCAGGATGACGGAGGAGAGCTCTACCATGTACTGAGGAAAGCCGATGATTTAAGGACTCAGCTTTCCGAACAGGCAAGGACCTCGCAGAAGCTTGCCACACAAAAGGCGGAAGAGTCGGAGAAACGTGTCCAGGAAATCGTATCGGAGGAGCGGAATCGGCTGGCGAGGGAACTTCATGACTCTGTGAGCCAGCAGCTGTTTGCAGCCTCCATGCTTATGTCTGCCATAGCGGAGACCCCTTCTGAATCCCGTTCTCCCGGGGAACAGAAGCAGCTTGATATGGTGGAAAGGACGATCCAACAATCCCAGCTTGAGATGCGGGCGCTTCTTCTCCATCTTCGTCCCGTTGCCCTGAGAGGGAAGACCCTTCAGCAGGGAATGGAAGAACTCCTTGTGGAGCTGGCCCAGAAGATGCCCCTTGATATCCGGTGGAAGGTGGAGGAGATGGATCTTGATAAAGGAGTGGAGGACCATCTTTTCCGGATCTTGCAGGAATCCGTATCCAACACCCTGCGCCATGCAAAGGCGGCGAGCCTTGATGTACGATTGATCATCCGTGAATCCATGATCATCTTGAGGGTCGTGGATGATGGTCAGGGGTTTGATGTGAACGAGTCCAAGGTGACAAGCTCCTATGGACTTCAGAATATGAAAGAACGCGCCCTGGAAATCGGGGGTACGGTCAAAATCATCAGTGTACCGGGTAAAGGCACGAGCCTGGAAGTCAAGGTGCCTGTTGTGGAGAAGGAAGGGGACAGCCATGATTAA
- the liaF gene encoding cell wall-active antibiotics response protein LiaF, protein MINRLRTDGISWIILIGTLLLLLEVSFFDGGVLIFLCIAAFCIYLGRKKLPSKSGRMLMWFGIIVLVVNIFNTVAFKFSLFALLLYVIFRYADSKKSPKTVQPSFKEGAPPLTAPVVLKRAAIQNEWFGRKKTPEGVYEWEDINVQGIIGDTVIDLGNTYLPKGTSVVTVRNILGNIEILVPYDVEVSIHHSVLAGAIEVFEHQEPRVFNESLYYQTPGYEEAPQKVKVVISMWVGDLEVKRT, encoded by the coding sequence TTGATCAATCGACTTAGAACTGACGGCATCAGCTGGATCATCTTGATCGGGACATTACTACTGCTCCTTGAGGTGTCTTTTTTTGATGGAGGTGTTCTCATCTTCCTTTGCATCGCAGCATTCTGCATTTATCTTGGAAGGAAGAAGCTTCCGAGTAAATCGGGCAGGATGCTCATGTGGTTCGGGATCATCGTCCTCGTGGTCAACATTTTCAACACGGTGGCCTTCAAGTTCTCGCTGTTTGCCTTATTGCTCTACGTGATCTTCCGTTATGCCGACTCGAAAAAATCTCCTAAGACGGTGCAGCCGTCATTTAAGGAGGGAGCCCCGCCTTTGACGGCTCCCGTCGTGCTAAAACGGGCTGCGATCCAAAACGAATGGTTCGGTCGCAAAAAGACACCTGAGGGGGTCTATGAGTGGGAGGATATCAATGTTCAAGGGATAATCGGTGATACGGTCATCGATCTCGGGAATACGTACCTGCCGAAAGGGACGTCGGTTGTGACGGTAAGGAACATCTTGGGGAATATTGAAATCCTGGTTCCTTATGATGTGGAAGTGAGCATCCATCACTCCGTCCTGGCAGGGGCAATCGAAGTATTCGAGCATCAGGAACCCCGGGTTTTCAATGAGTCCCTGTATTATCAAACACCAGGCTACGAGGAAGCCCCGCAAAAAGTGAAGGTAGTCATATCCATGTGGGTGGGGGATCTCGAGGTGAAACGGACATGA
- a CDS encoding M3 family oligoendopeptidase yields the protein MSHSTHTYSEVWDLDVFFEGGSGSAEFRAHLEKLKEMKRRFEENAVAFYPPQTGEDAALVWKLIDEAKDVMMNLRQAGAFVSCLEAQDMHDRKANALRGEVTTISADFSSVFTKFQQQLSECSEQVWAELLKHEGLKEIAFVLEEWRQKAKDKLSSEEESLIGALAVDGYHGWGQMYDTIVGTMTIEHDGKSYSVGQANNLLSHPDDNTRKAVFEKLEKAWGEKEELFAKTLNHLSGFRLNVYKKRGWEEILKEPLEYNRMKQETLDAMWGAISKHKAPFVEYLNRKAKILGKEKLTWSDLDAPVAKTTSTMSYDEGAAFIQKQFARFGSEMAQFTEKAFEDSWIEAEDRPGKRPGGFCTSFPLSQQSRIFMTYSGTMSNVSTLAHELGHAFHSHALKDMHTLNRNYAMNVAETASTFAEMIVADAAVQEAGSKEEKVALIEDKLQRSVAFFMNIHARFLFETRFYEEREKGIVSADKLNELMAEAQKEAYAGAVDEVHPHFWASKLHFYITGVPFYNFPYTFGYLFSLSIYAKALEAGGDYEEKYMALLRDTAVMNVEELAMKHLGEDITKEAFWEKGIRLCIQDAEEFLELTK from the coding sequence ATGAGCCATTCAACACATACATATTCGGAAGTTTGGGATCTGGACGTATTTTTCGAAGGGGGGAGCGGATCAGCCGAGTTCCGGGCACATCTGGAAAAACTGAAAGAGATGAAGCGCCGGTTCGAAGAAAATGCGGTGGCATTCTATCCGCCTCAAACTGGAGAAGATGCAGCCCTCGTCTGGAAACTGATCGATGAAGCGAAAGACGTCATGATGAACCTCAGACAGGCAGGCGCATTCGTCAGCTGTCTCGAGGCACAGGATATGCACGACAGGAAGGCCAATGCCCTTCGCGGAGAAGTGACGACCATCAGCGCGGACTTTTCAAGTGTGTTCACGAAATTCCAGCAGCAGCTGTCTGAATGCAGCGAACAGGTATGGGCCGAGCTACTCAAGCATGAAGGACTGAAGGAAATCGCCTTTGTCCTTGAAGAATGGCGTCAAAAAGCAAAAGATAAACTATCAAGTGAGGAAGAGTCTTTGATCGGGGCACTTGCAGTGGACGGCTACCATGGATGGGGCCAGATGTATGACACAATCGTAGGCACCATGACCATCGAACATGACGGGAAGAGCTATTCCGTAGGACAGGCGAATAATCTTCTTTCCCACCCTGACGACAACACGCGTAAAGCAGTGTTCGAGAAGCTTGAAAAAGCCTGGGGAGAAAAAGAAGAGCTGTTTGCCAAAACACTGAATCACCTATCCGGATTCAGGCTCAATGTCTATAAAAAGCGAGGCTGGGAAGAGATTTTAAAAGAGCCTCTTGAATACAACCGGATGAAGCAGGAAACCCTCGATGCCATGTGGGGAGCGATCTCCAAACATAAGGCTCCATTCGTCGAGTACCTTAATCGAAAAGCGAAGATCCTAGGCAAGGAAAAGCTGACATGGTCAGACCTTGATGCCCCTGTGGCAAAAACGACCTCCACCATGTCCTACGATGAAGGAGCGGCATTCATCCAGAAACAGTTTGCGCGTTTCGGATCCGAGATGGCCCAGTTCACAGAAAAAGCGTTCGAGGATTCTTGGATCGAAGCGGAGGATCGTCCCGGGAAACGTCCTGGAGGCTTCTGTACCTCCTTCCCACTCAGTCAGCAGTCACGGATCTTCATGACCTATTCGGGGACGATGTCCAATGTATCGACCCTTGCCCATGAGCTTGGTCATGCGTTCCATTCACATGCCCTGAAGGACATGCATACGCTGAACCGCAATTATGCCATGAACGTGGCTGAAACGGCCTCCACATTTGCAGAAATGATCGTGGCGGACGCGGCGGTACAGGAAGCGGGATCGAAGGAAGAGAAGGTCGCGCTTATTGAAGACAAGCTTCAGCGCAGTGTGGCGTTCTTCATGAACATCCACGCGCGTTTCCTGTTCGAGACGCGATTCTATGAGGAGCGTGAGAAAGGGATCGTATCAGCCGATAAACTGAATGAGCTGATGGCGGAAGCGCAGAAGGAAGCGTATGCGGGTGCAGTGGATGAAGTCCATCCACACTTCTGGGCATCGAAGCTTCATTTCTACATCACGGGCGTGCCGTTCTATAACTTCCCGTATACGTTCGGATACTTGTTCTCGCTGAGCATTTATGCGAAGGCTCTTGAGGCTGGCGGGGATTATGAGGAGAAGTATATGGCGCTGCTTCGTGATACGGCGGTGATGAATGTGGAGGAGCTTGCGATGAAGCATCTTGGCGAGGATATCACGAAAGAGGCGTTCTGGGAGAAGGGGATCAGGCTTTGCATTCAGGATGCGGAGGAGTTTCTCGAGTTGACGAAATAA
- a CDS encoding PspA/IM30 family protein yields MGNLFQRIKHTVMSDIHEVIDKKEQKNPIAVLNQYLRQCEQEVEKVQKLMERQYTLKEEFKKEHHHALSLAEKRKHQAEVAGNAGETELHQFAVQEQAFYEERALRIAESAAQAEKDLQDLERKYEEMKHKLKDMYIKRMELMGRENIARAHSKVNTVLDPSAGYTDGRFSKFDEIEQYLDRLEHGVQNSYYRSTIDAKIAQLEKETKKEETAS; encoded by the coding sequence ATGGGAAACCTATTTCAACGAATCAAACATACCGTCATGTCCGATATCCACGAAGTCATCGACAAAAAGGAACAGAAGAATCCGATCGCTGTGCTGAATCAATACTTGAGGCAGTGTGAGCAAGAAGTAGAAAAAGTCCAGAAGCTGATGGAGCGCCAGTACACGCTGAAGGAAGAGTTCAAGAAAGAGCATCATCATGCTCTATCCCTTGCTGAAAAGCGTAAGCATCAGGCAGAGGTGGCAGGGAATGCAGGAGAAACCGAGCTTCATCAGTTTGCCGTTCAGGAGCAGGCGTTCTATGAAGAAAGGGCGCTTAGGATCGCTGAATCTGCAGCTCAGGCTGAAAAGGATTTGCAGGATCTGGAGCGGAAATATGAAGAGATGAAGCACAAGCTGAAAGATATGTACATCAAACGGATGGAACTCATGGGCAGGGAGAACATCGCTCGTGCCCACAGCAAGGTCAATACCGTACTGGATCCGTCCGCAGGCTACACAGATGGGCGTTTCTCCAAGTTTGATGAAATCGAGCAGTATCTTGACCGGTTGGAGCACGGAGTCCAAAACTCATACTATCGCTCGACCATTGATGCCAAGATCGCACAATTGGAAAAAGAAACGAAAAAAGAAGAAACAGCTTCATAA